Below is a genomic region from Pseudomonas berkeleyensis.
GTCGCCATGGAGGCAGCGATTTTGAACGCCATCTCGTTGGAGTCGACGTCGTGGTAGGAACCATCGAATACGGTCGCCTTCAGGCCGATCAGCGGATAGCCGGCAACGACGCCGTTCTTCATCTGCTCTTCGATACCCTTCTGGATCGCCGGGATGTATTCCTTCGGAACCACACCACCAACAACTTCGTTGGTGAACACCAGACCCTCGGTGATGTTGCCCTTGTCGTCCACGTCCGGAGTCGAGAAGCGAATCCAGCAGTGACCGAACTGACCGCGACCACCGGACTGACGAACGAACTTGCCTTCGATCTCGACAGCGTCCTTGGTGATGGTTTCACGGTAGGAAACCTGCGGCTTACCGATGTTGGCTTCGACGTTGAACTCGCGCTTCATGCGGTCAACGAGGATGTCCAGGTGCAGCTCACCCATACCGGAGATGATGGTCTGACCAGTTTCTTCGTCGGTCTTGACGCGGAACGACGGGTCTTCCTGAGCGAGTTTGCCCAGTGCGATACCCATCTTCTCCTGGTCGGCCTTGGTCTTCGGCTCTACTGCTACCGAGATGACCGGCTCCGGGAAGTCCATACGCTCGAGGATGATCGGCTTCTCTGGATCGCACAGGGTTTCACCAGTGGTGACGTCCTTCATGCCGATCAGAGCAGCGATGTCGCCAGCGCGCACTTCCTTGATCTCTTCACGCTGGTTGGCGTGCATCTGCACCATACGACCAACGCGCTCTTTCTTGCCCTTCACGGAGTTGATGACCGACTGGCCAGACTCCAGAACGCCCGAGTAAACGCGGACGAAGGTCAGCGTACCCACGAACGGGTCAGTCGCGATCTTGAACGCCAGAGCCGAGAACGGCTCGTTGTCGTCAGCGTGACGCTCGTCGTAGTCAGCCTCTTCGATCTGATCTTTCGGCTTGTCGGCCAGATCCGGGTGAATACCCTTGATCGCAGGGATCTCGGTCGGAGCAGGCAGAAAGTCGATAACGGCATCGAGAACCAGCGGAACGCCCTTGTTCTTGAAGGACGAACCACAGACAGCCGGAACGATCTCGCTAGCCAGAGTGCGCAGGCGCAGACCAGCCTTGATTTCCTCGACGGAGAGGTCGCCCTCTTCGAGGTACTTGTTCATCAGCTCTTCATTGGCTTCGGCAGCAGCCTCGACCATGTTGGAGCGCCACTCGTTGGCCAGGTCTACCAGCTCGGCAGGAATTTCTTCCTCACGATAGGTAGTACCCTTGTCGTCTTCGTTCCAGTAGATGGCCTTCATCTTGATCAGATCAACCTGACCTTCGAAGTTCTCTTCCGAACCGATAGCGATCTGAATTGGAACCGGGGTGTGACCCAGGCGGTTCTTGATCTGACCGACGACACGCAGGAAATTGGCACCAGCACGATCCATCTTGTTCACGTAGACGATACGCGGAACACCGTACTTGTTGGCCTGACGCCATACGGTTTCAGACTGCGGCTCAACGCCCGAAGTACCACAGAACACAACGACAGCACCATCGAGTACGCGCAGCGAGCGCTCTACTTCGATGGTGAAGTCAACGTGACCGGGGGTATCGATGACGTTTACGCGGTAGTTGTCGTACTGACCAACCGAACCTTTCCAGAAGGTGGTGATGGCAGCAGAAGTAATGGTAATACCACGCTCCTGCTCCTGAACCATCCAGTCGGTGGTCGCGGCGCCATCATGCACCTCGCCCATCTTGTGGCTCAGGCCTGTGTAGAACAGGATCCGCTCGGTAGTGGTGGTCTTGCCCGCGTCAACGTGAGCACAGATACCGATGTTACGGTAGCGGTTAATTGCTGTATTACGAGCCATAAAGCCCTCGCAAGGTTAGTGGAGCCGGAATTAGAAGCGGTAGTGCGAGAAAGCTTTGTTGGCCTCAGCCATACGGTGCACGTCTTCACGCTTCTTGACAGCAGCGCCTTTGCCTTCAGCAGCATCCAACAGCTCACCAGCCAGACGCAGAGCCATGGACTTCTCACCGCGCTTGCGCGCGAAGTCCACCAGCCAGCGCATAGCCAGGGCGTTACGACGGGACGGACGAACTTCGACCGGAACCTGGTAGGTAGCACCGCCTACACGGCGGGACTTGACTTCGACCAGCGGAGCGATGGCGTCGAGAGCTTTCTCGAAGATTTCCAGGGGATCGCTGTTCTTGCGTGCTTTGACAGTGTCCAGAGCACCGTAAACGATGCGCTCGGCCACGGCCTTCTTGCCGCTTTCCATCACGTGGTTCATGAATTTGGCGAGAATCTGACTTCCGTACTTCGGATCGTCCAGAATCTCACGCTTTGCTGCTACACGACGTCTTGGCATGATAAGCCCTCAAACGGTCTTCAGGTTAGCCCGGGACTGACGGCAAAACCGCGCCCGACCTTACTCTTATCGACTCAACTAAATATAAAGATTCAAGCAGCCTTATTTCGGACGCTTGGTACCGTACTTGGAACGACCTTGCTTACGGTCTTTGACGCCGGAGGTATCCAGCGAACCACGCACGGTGTGGTAGCGCACACCCGGAAGGTCCTTTACACGACCGCCACGGATCAGCACGACGCTGTGCTCTTGCAGGTTGTGGCCTTCACCACCGATGTACGAAGAAACTTCGTAACCATTGGTCAGACGCACGCGGCACACTTTACGCAGTGCCGAGTTAGGTTTCTTCGGCGTGGTGGTGTACACGCGGGTGCACACGCCACGACGCTGCGGGCAGTTCTGCAGCGCAGGCACGTCGGATTTCTCGACGATGCGCTTACGCGGCTGACGTACCAGCTGGTTGATAGTTGCCATCTACTAGCTCCACTGTTGTCTTTCGACGCTATTTACCTACACACAAATAAATTTGGCAGAGCCAAGCCCTGCCAAATTTAGGGGTGCATGAGTCTAAAGAGACCCGCGCCCCCAGTCAAGGCAAAGCCCCGCTAGCGAACTAGCGAGGCTTCGACTCAATTTCCGCTGGAGTTCAGCGCTTCGGTCAGTGCGGCTTCCACTTCACTGGCGCTGACACGTACCGGCTTGTCGGCTTCACGACGACGCTTGCGTTCGCTGTGGTAGGCCAGGCCGGTACCAGCCGGGATCAGACGACCCACGACCACGTTTTCTTTCAGACCGCGCAGGTAGTCGCGCTTGCCGGTTACCGCCGCTTCGGTCAGTACGCGGGTAGTTTCCTGGAAGGAAGCCGCGGAGATGAACGACTCGGTGGACAGCGAGGCCTTGGTGATACCCAGCAGTACACGAGTGTACTTGGCGACGAACTTGTCCTCTTCGGCCAGACGCTCGTTCTCGCCCAGAACCTGGGTGAGCTCCATCTGATCGCCTTTGATGAAGGACGAATCGCCCGACTCACTCACTTCGACCTTACGCAGCATCTGCCGCAGGATGGTCTCGATGTGCTTGTCGTTGATCTTCACGCCCTGCAGACGGTAAACGTCCTGGATCTCGTTGACGATGTACTTGGCCAGCGCGCTCACACCCAGCAGACGCAGGATATCGTGCGGATCGCTCGGGCCGTCGGAGATGACTTCACCGCGGTTCACTTGTTCGCCTTCGAAGACGTTCAGGTGACGCCACTTAGGAATCAGCTCCTCGTACGGATCGCTACCATCGGTCGGCGTGATGACCAGACGGCGCTTGCCCTTGGTCTCCTTGCCGAACGAGATGGTGCCGCTGATTTCCGCCAGGATCGAAGCTTCTTTCGGACGACGAGCTTCGAACAGGTCGGCAACGCGCGGCAGACCACCGGTGATGTCGCGAGTCTTCGAGGTTTCCTGCGGGATACGGGCGATAACGTCACCAACCGCGATCTGCGCACCATCCGCCACGCCGACCAGGGCGTTGGCAGGCAGGAAGTACTGAGCGGGAACGTCGGTACCCGGCAGCAGCAGTTCCTTGCCGTTGGCGTCGACCATCTTGATGGCCGGACGAATGTCCTTGCCAGCAGCCGGACGATCCTTCGGATCGAGAACCTCGATGTTGGTCAGACCGGTCAGTTCGTCGGTCTGGCGCTTGATGGTGATGCCCTCCTCCATGCCGACGAAGGTCACGGTACCCTTCATTTCGGTCACGATCGGGTGGGTGTGCGGATCCCACTTGGCGACGATGGCGCCAGCGTCGACCTTGTCGCCTTCCTTCACCGAAATCACGGCGCCGTACGGCAGCTTGTAGCGCTCGCGCTCACGACCGAACTCGTCAGCCACAGCCAGCTCGCCGGAGCGGGAAACCGCTACCAGATTGCCGTCCACGCGCTCGACGTGCTTGAGGTTGTGCAGACGGATCGCACCGCCGTTCTTCACCTGGACGCTGTCGGCAGCCGAAGTACGGCTGGCGGCACCACCGATGTGGAAGGTACGCATGGTGAGCTGGGTACCCGGCTCACCGATGGACTGGGCAGCGATAACGCCGACCGCTTCACCGATGTTGACGCGGTGACCACGGGCCAGATCGCGACCGTAGCACTTGGCGCAGATGCCATAGCGGGTTTCACAGGTGATCGGCGAACGCACGACGACTTCGTCGACGCTGTTCAGCTCGATGAACTCGACCCACTGCTCGTCGATCAGGGTGCCGGCCGGAACGATGACGTCTTCGGTGCCCGGCTTGAACACGTCCTTGGCGATGACACGACCCAGTACGCGCTCACCCAACGGCTCGACGACGTCGCCGCCTTCGATGTGCGGAGTCATCAGCAGACCGTGCTCGGTGCCGCAGTCGATCTCGGTCACCACCAGATCCTGCGCCACGTCGACCAGACGACGGGTCAGGTAACCGGAGTTCGCGGTCTTCAGTGCGGTATCCGCCAGGCCTTTACGAGCACCGTGGGTGGAGATGAAGTACTGCAGAACCGACAGACCTTCGCGGAAGTTCGCGGTGATCGGCGTCTCGATGATGGAGCCGTCCGGCTTGGCCATCAGACCACGCATACCGGCCAGCTGACGGATCTGGGCGGCACTACCACGAGCACCAGAGTCCGCCATCATGTACATGGAGTTGAAGGACTCCTGCTCGACGGTCTTGCCTTCGCGATCGACAACCGGCTCTTTCGAGAGGTTGGCCATCATCGCCTTGGAAACTTCGTCGTTGGCCTTCGACCAGAGGTCGATCACCTTGTTGTACTTCTCGCCCTGGGTGACCAGACCGGAGGCGTACTGCGATTCAATTTCCTTCACTTCCTCGGTAGCGGCGTCGATGATGCGCGCCTTCTCATCCGGGATGACGAAGTCGTTCACGCCGATCGACACACCGGAGATGGTCGAGTAGGCGAAACCGGTGTACATCAGCTGGTCGGCGAAGATGACGGTGTCCTTCAGACCCACGGTGCGGTAGCACTGGTTGATCAGCTTGGAGATCGCCTTCTTCTTCATCGACTGGTTGACCACGTCGTAGGACAGGCCAGCCGGTACGATCTGGAACAGCAGCGCACGGCCAACGGTGGTGTCGACGATGCGGGTATTCTTGGTGATCGAACCATCTTTCTCTTTGATGGTTTCGTTGATACGCACTTTCACACGGGCGTGCAGGGACGCTTCGCCGGCGCGGAATACGCGGTCGACTTCCTGCAGGTCGGCGAATACGCGACCTTCACCCTTGGCGTTCACCGCTTCACGGGTCATGTAGTACAGACCCAATACAACGTCCTGCGACGGCACGATGATTGGCTCACCGTTGGCGGGCGACAGGATGTTGTTGGTCGACATCATCAGTGCGCGCGCTTCGAGCTGGGCTTCCAGGGTCAGCGGCACGTGTACGGCCATCTGGTCACCGTCGAAGTCGGCGTTGTACGCGGCGCAGACCAGCGGGTGCAGCTGGATGGCTTTACCTTCGATCAGTACCGGCTCGAACGCCTGGATACCCAGACGGTGCAGGGTCGGTGCACGGTTGAGCAGGACGGGGTGTTCGCGGATCACTTCAGCGAGAACGTCCCAAACCTCCGGCAGCTCGCGCTCGACCATCTTCTTGGCGGCCTTGATGGTGGTCGCCAGACCACGCATTTCCAGCTTGCCGAAAATGAACGGTTTGAACAGCTCGAGAGCCATCTTCTTCGGCAGGCCGCACTGGTGCAGGCGCAGGGTCGGGCCCACAGTAATCACGGAACGACCGGAGTAGTCCACGCGCTTACCGAGCAGGTTCTGACGGAAGCGACCTTGCTTACCTTTGATCATGTCAGCCAGCGACTTCAGCGGACGCTTGTTCGAGCCAGTGATGGCGCGACCGCGACGGCCGTTGTCGAGCAGGGCATCAACCGCTTCCTGCAGCATGCGCTTTTCGTTGCGCACGATGATGTCCGGCGCCGACAGATCAAGCAGGCGCTTCAGACGGTTGTTACGGTTGATGACGCGGCGATACAGGTCGTTCAGATCGGAAGTGGCGAAACGGCCACCATCGAGCGGCACCAGCGGACGCAGATCCGGCGGCAGAACCGGCAGAACGGTCAGCACCATCCACTCCGGCAGGTTGCCGGAGTCCTTGAAGGCTTCCATCAGCTTCAGGCGTTTGGACAGCTTCTTGATCTTGGTCTCGGAGTTGGTCTGCGGAATCTCTTCACGCAGGCGGCCGATCTCGTGATCCAGGTCAATGGCGTGCAGCAGCTCGCGAACGGCCTCGGCGCCCATGCGCGCGTCGAAGTCATCACCGAACTCTTCCAGCGCTTCGAAGTACTGCTCGTCGTTCAGAAGCTGGCCCTTCTCGAGGGTGGTCATGCCAGGATCGATCACCACGTAGCTCTCGAAATAGAGCACGCGTTCGATATCACGCAGGGTCATGTCCATCAGCAGGCCGATACGGGACGGCAGCGACTTCAGGAACCAGATGTGGGCGACTGGCGAGGCGAGTTCGATGTGCGCCATGCGCTCACGACGAACCTTGGCCAGAGCAACTTCAACGCCGCACTTCTCGCAGATCACACCGCGGTGCTTGAGGCGCTTGTACTTGCCGCACAGGCACTCGTAGTCCTTGACCGGGCCAAAGATCTTGGCGCAGAACAGGCCGTCGCGCTCTGGCTTGAAGGTACGGTAGTTGATGGTTTCCGGCTTTTTAACTTCACCGAACGACCACGAACGGATCATCTCAGGCGAGGCCAATCCGATACGGATGGCGTCGAACTCTTCGATCTGACCCTGGTTTTTCAGCAAATTCAGTAGGTCTTTCAAGGCCTTTCCTCCTGGCGGAGCGGGCAGCGAGCTGGACTAGCCCCGCTGCCGATTCACGTCGTGTTATTCGGTTTCCAGATCGATATCGATGCCGAGCGAACGGATCTCTTTGATCAGTACGTTGAAGGACTCGGGCATGCCCGGCTCCATACGGTGATCGCCATCCACGATGTTCTTGTACATCTTGGTACGGCCGTTCACGTCGTCCGACTTCACGGTCAGCATTTCCTGCAGGGTGTAGGCGGCGCCATAGGCTTCCAGTGCCCAGACCTCCATCTCCCCGAAACGCTGACCACCGAACTGCGCCTTACCACCCAGCGGCTGCTGGGTAACCAGGCTGTAGGAACCAGTGGAACGGGCGTGCATCTTGTCGTCCACCAGGTGGTTCAGTTTGAGCATGTACATGTAGCCGACGGTGGTCGGACGCTCGAACTGGTTACCGGTACGACCGTCGAACAGACGCATCTGGCCACTCTCAGGCAGATCAGCCAGCTTCAGCATGGCCTTGATCTCGGTTTCCTTGGCGCCGTCGAACACGGCAGTTGCCATCGGTACACCACCCTTGAGGTTATTCGCCAGCTCGAGGATCTCGGTATCGGAGAACTCGTCGAGGTTTTCCTGACGGCCACCGATCTCGTTGTAGATCTCAGCAAGGAACTTGCGCAGTTCGGCGATCTTGCGCTGCTCTTCGAGCATGCGGTTGATCTTCTCGCCCAGGCCCTTGGCCGCGAGGCCCAGGTGGGTTTCGAGAATCTGACCGACGTTCATACGCGACGGAACGCCCAGCGGGTTCAACACGATGTCGACCGGAGTACCGTTGGCGTCGTGCGGCATGTCTTCGACCGGCATGATCACCGAAACGACACCCTTGTTACCGTGACGACCGGCCATCTTGTCACCCGGCTGGATGCGACGGCGGATGGCCAGGTAGACCTTGACGATCTTCAGTACGCCCGGAGCCAGGTCATCGCCCTGCTGCAGCTTGCGCTTCTTGTCTTCGAACTTGTCGTCGAGCAGCTGACGGCGGTCGGAGATGTAGGCCTGGGCCTTCTCCAACTGCTCGTTCAGGGCGTCGTCGGCCATGCGCAGTTTGAACCACTGGCCACGCTCGAGACCGTCGAGGAACTCGTCGGTGATCGCGGTGCCTTTCTTCAGGCCAGCGCCGCCTTCGGCGATCGCGCCGACCAGAGCGGAACGCAGACGCTCGAAGGTCGCACCTTCGACGATGCGGAACTCTTCGTTCAGATCCTTGCGGATCTCGTCCAGTTGCATCTTCTCGATCGACAGGGCACGGCTATCGCGCTCGACGCCATCACGGGTGAAGACCTGCACGTCGATGACGGTGCCCTTGGTGCCGGTCGGCACACGCAGGGAAGTGTCCTTAACGTCGGACGCCTTCTCACCGAAGATCGCACGCAGCAGCTTCTCTTCCGGGGTCAGCTGGGTCTCGCCTTTCGGAGTGACCTTACCGACCAGGATGTCGCCCGGGCCGACTTCGGCGCCGACGTAGACGATACCGGCTTCGTCCAGCTTGTTCAGAGCAGCTTCGCCAACGTTCGGGATGTCGGAGGAGATTTCCTCTGGGCCGAGCTTGGTGTCACGCGCCACACAGGTCAGTTCCTGAATGTGGATGGTGGTGAAGCGGTCTTCCTGAACCACACGCTCGGACAGGCAGATGGAGTCTTCGAAGTTGAAGCCGTTCCACGGCATGAACGCAACGCGCATGTTCTGACCCAGCGCCAGTTCACCCATATCGGTGGACGGGCCGTCAGCCATGATGTCGCTGCGCGCAACCTTGTCACCCTTGCGCACCAGCGGACGCTGGTTGATGCAGGTGTTCTGGTTGGAGCGGGTGTATTTGGTCAGGTTGTAGATGTCGACACCGGCTTCGCCAGTTTCGACTTCGTCATCATTGACGCGAACCACGATACGGCTGGCGTCGACGGAGTCGATCACACCACCACGACGAGCCACGACGCAGACACCGGAGTCACGGGCGACGTTGCGCTCCATGCCGGTACCCACCAGCGGCTTGTCGGCACGCAGAGTCGGTACAGCCTGACGCTGCATGTTCGACCCCATCAGTGCACGGTTGGCGTCGTCGTGCTCGAGGAACGGAATCAGCGAGGCGGCAACCGAGACTACCTGCTTCGGCGAAACGTCCATCAGGGTGACGTCTTCCGGCGCCTTGACGGTGAATTCGTTGAGGTGACGCACGGCAACCAGTTCGTCGATCAGCTGACCTTTGTCGTTCAGGGTCGCGGACGCCTGAGCGATCACGTGGTCGGCTTCTTCGATGGCGGACAGGAACACGATCTCGTCGGTGACCTGACCTTCCTTGACCACACGGTACGGGCTTTCCAGGAAGCCGTACTGGTTGGTGCGGGCATAGGCCGCCAGCGAGTTGATCAGACCGATGTTCGGGCCTTCTGGCGTTTCGATCGGGCACACACGGCCGTAGTGAGTCGGGTGTACGTCGCGGACTTCGAAGCCGGCGCGCTCACGGGTCAGACCGCCTGGGCCGAGTGCGGAAACACGGCGCTTGTGGGTGATCTCGGAGAGCGGGTTGTTCTGGTCCATGAACTGCGAAAGCTGGCTGGAACCGAAGAACTCCTTCACCGCCGCCGCAACCGGCTTGGCGTTGATCAGGTCTTGCGGCATCAGGCCTTCGCTTTCAGCCATCGACAGACGCTCTTTGACCGCACGCTCGACGCGCACCAGACCTACACGGAACTGGTTCTCGGCCATCTCGCCAACGCAACGTACGCGACGGTTACCCAGGTGGTCGATGTCGTCGACGATGCCTTTACCGTTACGGATGTCGACCAGGGTCTTCAGTACGGCAACGATGTCTTCCTTGCTCAGCACGCCCGAACCTTCGATCTCGGTGCGACCGATACGGCGGTTGAACTTCATGCGGCCCACGGCGGACAGGTCGTAGCGCTCGGCACTGAAGAACAGGTTGTTGAACAGGGTCTCGGCAGCGTCCTTGGTTGGAGGCTCGCCAGGACGCATCATGCGGTAGATCTCGACCAGCGCTTCCAACTGATTGGTGGTGCTGTCGATCTTCAGCGTGTCGCTGATGAACGGACCACAATCGATGTCGTTGGTGTACAGGGTCTCGAAACGAACGACCTGAGCCTTGGCCATCTTGACCAGCAGGTCGGCGGTCAGCTCGGTGTTGCACTCGGCGATGATTTCGCCGGTAGCCGGGTGCACGATCGCCTTGGCAGTGGTGCGGCCAATGACGTAGTCGAGCGGAACTTCCAGCTCTTTGATACCAGCCTTGTCCAGCTGATTGATGTGACGGGCAGTGATACGACGCCCCTGTTCGACGATGACCTTGCCGCTGCCATCCTTGATGTCGAGCACGGCGACTTCACCGCGCAGACGCTGCGGAACCAGCTCCAGGTTCAGGCTCTCGCCCTTCACGTGGAAGACGTTGGTGTCATAGAAGGCATCCAGCACTTCTTCAGTGCTATAACCCAACGCGCGCAGCAGGACGGAAGCCGGCAGTTTGCGGCGACGGTCGATACGCACGAATACCGCGTCCTTCGGATCGAACTCGAAGTCCAACCAGGAACCGCGGTAAGGAATGATGCGAGCGGAGTACAGCAGCTTGCCCGAGCTGTGAGTCTTGCCACGGTCGTGGTCGAAGAACACGCCTGGCGAACGGTGCAGCTGGGACACGATGACGCGCTCGGTACCGTTGATGACGAAGGTACCGTTCTCGGTCATGAGCGGAATTTCGCCCATGTACACTTCTTGCTCTTTGATGTCCTTGATCGCTTTGTTCGACGACTCTTTGTCGAAAATGATCAGGCGCACTTTCACGCGCAGCGGCACGGCGAAGGTCACGCCACGCAGGACGCACTCCTTGACGTCGAACGCCGGCTCGCCCAGGCGATAGCCGACATACTCCAGGGCGGCGTTGCCGGAGTAGCTGATGATCGGGAATACCGACTTGAAGGCCGCGTGCAGGCCGATGTCGCGGAACTGTTCCTTGCTCACCCCTTGCTGCAGGAATTCGCGGTACGAATCCAGCTGGATGGCCAGGAGGTAAGGCACATCCATGACATCCGGCAACTTGCTAAAGTCCTTGCGGATACGTTTTTTCTCAGTGTATGAGTAAGCCATCAGCGTTCCCCAGCTTGGTCACCTGCTTGTTTGGCCAGCGCCGGCGGCGATGACCAGAAAATCGTGCAAACCCTCGGTTTGCGACCGTCTCGACGGACGGGTTTTTCCTGCTCCAGGTCGGCTGACGAACAGCCAACCTAGAACGGAAAAAGGCCGGTGGCATAAGCCACCAGCCATCAGCCTTACGCGAATCGCTCGGGCTGTAGACGCAAGGTACGAACTTACTTGAGCTCGACCTTGGCGCCAGCTTCTTCCAGTGCCTTCTTGGCAGCTTCGGCTTCTTCTTTCGAAACGCCTTCTTTGACCACGCCCGGGGCGCCGTCAACAACAGCCTTGGCTTCTTTCAGACCCAGACCGGTCAGCTCGCGAACGGCTTTGATCACGTTCACTTTCTTGTCGCCAGCTTCAGCCAGGACGATGGTGAACTCGGTCTGCTCTTCAGCAGCGGCAGCGGCAACAGCTGGGCCAGCGGCAACAGCAGCAGCAGCGGTAACGCCGAAGGTTTCTTCCATCGCTTTGATCAGCTCAACGATTTCCACAACGGATTTCTGGCCGATCGCTTCGATGATTTGCTCGTTAGTCAGAGACATGACTATCAATTCCTGTATTAGGGTGACGGCCTACGCGACCATCAAATTAAACGTTTGATTTCGAAAGTGCTCACGCCGCCTTAGGCAGCAGCAGCTTCTTTCTGGTCGCGAATAGCTGCCAGGGTGCGGGCGAGCTTGCTGGTGGCGCCTTGAATAACGCTCATCAGCTGCGCGATGCCCTCATCACGGGTCGGCAGAGTTGCCAGTACGTCGATCTGGTTTGCTGCGAGGAACTTGCCCTCGAACGCAGCTGCCTTGATCTCGAACTTGTCCTGACCCTTGGCGAATTCCTTGAAGATACGAGCAGCAGCGCCCGGATGTTCGTTGGAGAACGCGATCAGGGTCGGGCCTTTGAACACGTCGTTGAGCACGTCGAACTGAGTGCCTTCAACAGCGCGCTTGAGCAGGGTGTTGCGCACGACTTTCACGTACACACCAGCCGCTCGGGCCTCTTTACGGAGTCCGGTCATTGCGCCGACAGTCACGCCACGGGCATCAGCCACGACAGCGGACAGACCGGCTTTGGCAGCCTCGTTGACTTCAGCGACGA
It encodes:
- the fusA gene encoding elongation factor G yields the protein MARNTAINRYRNIGICAHVDAGKTTTTERILFYTGLSHKMGEVHDGAATTDWMVQEQERGITITSAAITTFWKGSVGQYDNYRVNVIDTPGHVDFTIEVERSLRVLDGAVVVFCGTSGVEPQSETVWRQANKYGVPRIVYVNKMDRAGANFLRVVGQIKNRLGHTPVPIQIAIGSEENFEGQVDLIKMKAIYWNEDDKGTTYREEEIPAELVDLANEWRSNMVEAAAEANEELMNKYLEEGDLSVEEIKAGLRLRTLASEIVPAVCGSSFKNKGVPLVLDAVIDFLPAPTEIPAIKGIHPDLADKPKDQIEEADYDERHADDNEPFSALAFKIATDPFVGTLTFVRVYSGVLESGQSVINSVKGKKERVGRMVQMHANQREEIKEVRAGDIAALIGMKDVTTGETLCDPEKPIILERMDFPEPVISVAVEPKTKADQEKMGIALGKLAQEDPSFRVKTDEETGQTIISGMGELHLDILVDRMKREFNVEANIGKPQVSYRETITKDAVEIEGKFVRQSGGRGQFGHCWIRFSTPDVDDKGNITEGLVFTNEVVGGVVPKEYIPAIQKGIEEQMKNGVVAGYPLIGLKATVFDGSYHDVDSNEMAFKIAASMATKQLAQKGGGKVLEPIMKVEVVTPEDYMGDVMGDLNRRRGLIQGMEDSVSGKVIRAEVPLGEMFGYATDVRSMSQGRASYSMEFSKYAEAPANIVEALVKKQG
- the rpsG gene encoding 30S ribosomal protein S7, with the protein product MPRRRVAAKREILDDPKYGSQILAKFMNHVMESGKKAVAERIVYGALDTVKARKNSDPLEIFEKALDAIAPLVEVKSRRVGGATYQVPVEVRPSRRNALAMRWLVDFARKRGEKSMALRLAGELLDAAEGKGAAVKKREDVHRMAEANKAFSHYRF
- the rpsL gene encoding 30S ribosomal protein S12, with the translated sequence MATINQLVRQPRKRIVEKSDVPALQNCPQRRGVCTRVYTTTPKKPNSALRKVCRVRLTNGYEVSSYIGGEGHNLQEHSVVLIRGGRVKDLPGVRYHTVRGSLDTSGVKDRKQGRSKYGTKRPK
- the rpoC gene encoding DNA-directed RNA polymerase subunit beta' gives rise to the protein MKDLLNLLKNQGQIEEFDAIRIGLASPEMIRSWSFGEVKKPETINYRTFKPERDGLFCAKIFGPVKDYECLCGKYKRLKHRGVICEKCGVEVALAKVRRERMAHIELASPVAHIWFLKSLPSRIGLLMDMTLRDIERVLYFESYVVIDPGMTTLEKGQLLNDEQYFEALEEFGDDFDARMGAEAVRELLHAIDLDHEIGRLREEIPQTNSETKIKKLSKRLKLMEAFKDSGNLPEWMVLTVLPVLPPDLRPLVPLDGGRFATSDLNDLYRRVINRNNRLKRLLDLSAPDIIVRNEKRMLQEAVDALLDNGRRGRAITGSNKRPLKSLADMIKGKQGRFRQNLLGKRVDYSGRSVITVGPTLRLHQCGLPKKMALELFKPFIFGKLEMRGLATTIKAAKKMVERELPEVWDVLAEVIREHPVLLNRAPTLHRLGIQAFEPVLIEGKAIQLHPLVCAAYNADFDGDQMAVHVPLTLEAQLEARALMMSTNNILSPANGEPIIVPSQDVVLGLYYMTREAVNAKGEGRVFADLQEVDRVFRAGEASLHARVKVRINETIKEKDGSITKNTRIVDTTVGRALLFQIVPAGLSYDVVNQSMKKKAISKLINQCYRTVGLKDTVIFADQLMYTGFAYSTISGVSIGVNDFVIPDEKARIIDAATEEVKEIESQYASGLVTQGEKYNKVIDLWSKANDEVSKAMMANLSKEPVVDREGKTVEQESFNSMYMMADSGARGSAAQIRQLAGMRGLMAKPDGSIIETPITANFREGLSVLQYFISTHGARKGLADTALKTANSGYLTRRLVDVAQDLVVTEIDCGTEHGLLMTPHIEGGDVVEPLGERVLGRVIAKDVFKPGTEDVIVPAGTLIDEQWVEFIELNSVDEVVVRSPITCETRYGICAKCYGRDLARGHRVNIGEAVGVIAAQSIGEPGTQLTMRTFHIGGAASRTSAADSVQVKNGGAIRLHNLKHVERVDGNLVAVSRSGELAVADEFGRERERYKLPYGAVISVKEGDKVDAGAIVAKWDPHTHPIVTEMKGTVTFVGMEEGITIKRQTDELTGLTNIEVLDPKDRPAAGKDIRPAIKMVDANGKELLLPGTDVPAQYFLPANALVGVADGAQIAVGDVIARIPQETSKTRDITGGLPRVADLFEARRPKEASILAEISGTISFGKETKGKRRLVITPTDGSDPYEELIPKWRHLNVFEGEQVNRGEVISDGPSDPHDILRLLGVSALAKYIVNEIQDVYRLQGVKINDKHIETILRQMLRKVEVSESGDSSFIKGDQMELTQVLGENERLAEEDKFVAKYTRVLLGITKASLSTESFISAASFQETTRVLTEAAVTGKRDYLRGLKENVVVGRLIPAGTGLAYHSERKRRREADKPVRVSASEVEAALTEALNSSGN